In one window of Streptomyces sp. NBC_01224 DNA:
- a CDS encoding SpoIIE family protein phosphatase: MTEHPTSHEGRQPLAARSQERTRPRQQDAAPVASPATAAIPGPATAPGANPAASPANPGPAGLDPQAAARREGDRLRFVGAATRRIARGIDLDEIVLGLCRASVPTFSDAILVYLRDPLPVGDERPVSPFVLRLRRSDRLRLSEEETETSSEIERLRLPAIDPHGDLPPAAELCEVRSGGALAEVLRGVRPVFGDSAAARAALPELLGTGRPVPTGHRAILAPLRGRRRVIGAAVFLRGTERPPFEANDLLVAAQLATHTALGIDKAVLYGREAYIADELQRTMLPDSLPQPTGVRLASRYLPAAETARVGGDWYDAIPLPGSRVALVVGDVMGHSMTSAAIMGQLRTTAQTLAGLDLPPQEVLHHLDEQAQRLGSDRMATCLYAVYDPVAHRITIANAGHPPPVLLHLGGRAEVLRVPPGAPIGVGGVDFEAVELDAPAGATLLLYTDGLVESRLRDVWTGIEQLRERLATTARLTGPDHSPPLEALCDDVLDMLGPGDRDDDIALLAARFDGIAPSDVAYWHLEPEETAPGKARRLARRALNRWGLDDLSDSVELLVSEVVTNAVRYAERPVTLRLLRTDILRCEVGDDAPQLPRQRRARDMDEGGRGLFLVNRLARRWGATRLSTGKVVWFEMPTRGQ; this comes from the coding sequence GTGACGGAGCATCCCACCTCCCACGAAGGCCGGCAGCCTCTTGCCGCCCGGTCGCAGGAACGCACCCGGCCGCGGCAGCAGGATGCCGCGCCGGTCGCTTCCCCTGCCACCGCCGCGATCCCCGGCCCGGCCACGGCGCCGGGCGCGAATCCGGCGGCATCCCCGGCGAACCCCGGCCCCGCAGGACTCGACCCACAGGCCGCGGCCCGTCGCGAGGGCGACCGGCTGCGTTTCGTGGGGGCCGCCACCCGGCGGATCGCCCGCGGCATAGACCTGGACGAGATCGTGCTGGGCCTGTGCCGGGCCAGCGTGCCGACTTTCTCCGACGCCATACTGGTCTACCTCCGCGACCCGCTCCCGGTCGGCGACGAGCGGCCGGTCTCCCCGTTCGTACTGCGGCTGCGCCGGTCGGACCGGCTGCGTTTAAGCGAGGAGGAGACCGAGACCTCGTCGGAGATCGAACGACTGCGGCTGCCCGCCATCGATCCGCACGGCGATCTGCCCCCGGCTGCCGAGCTGTGCGAGGTCCGCTCGGGCGGCGCGCTCGCCGAGGTGCTGCGCGGTGTACGGCCGGTCTTCGGGGACTCCGCAGCGGCCCGCGCCGCGCTGCCCGAACTGCTCGGTACCGGACGGCCCGTACCCACCGGGCACCGTGCGATCCTCGCCCCGCTGCGCGGACGGCGACGGGTGATCGGCGCCGCCGTCTTCCTGCGCGGGACCGAACGGCCGCCCTTCGAGGCCAATGACCTGCTGGTCGCCGCCCAGCTGGCGACGCACACCGCGCTCGGCATCGACAAGGCCGTGCTGTACGGACGCGAGGCGTACATCGCCGACGAGCTGCAGCGCACCATGCTGCCCGACTCGCTGCCGCAGCCGACCGGTGTCCGGCTCGCCTCCCGCTATCTCCCGGCCGCCGAGACGGCCCGGGTCGGCGGCGACTGGTACGACGCGATCCCGCTGCCCGGGAGCAGGGTCGCCCTGGTCGTCGGCGACGTCATGGGCCACTCCATGACGTCCGCGGCGATCATGGGGCAGCTGCGCACCACCGCGCAGACCCTCGCCGGGCTCGACCTGCCACCGCAGGAGGTGCTGCACCACCTCGACGAGCAGGCGCAGCGGCTCGGCAGCGACCGCATGGCGACCTGCCTGTACGCGGTGTACGACCCCGTCGCGCACCGCATCACCATCGCCAACGCCGGGCATCCGCCGCCCGTCCTGCTCCATCTGGGCGGCCGCGCGGAGGTGCTGCGGGTGCCGCCCGGCGCTCCGATCGGCGTCGGCGGTGTGGACTTCGAGGCCGTCGAGCTGGACGCTCCCGCGGGCGCCACGCTGCTCCTTTACACCGACGGTCTGGTGGAGTCCCGGCTGCGGGACGTCTGGACCGGGATCGAGCAGTTGCGCGAACGTCTCGCCACCACCGCCCGGCTCACCGGCCCGGATCATTCCCCGCCGCTGGAGGCCCTCTGCGACGACGTGCTCGACATGCTCGGCCCCGGCGACCGGGACGACGACATCGCGCTGCTGGCCGCACGGTTCGACGGGATCGCACCGAGTGATGTCGCGTACTGGCACCTGGAACCGGAGGAGACAGCTCCGGGAAAGGCCCGCAGGCTGGCCCGCCGGGCGCTGAATCGTTGGGGGCTCGACGATCTCTCCGACTCGGTGGAGCTGCTGGTCAGCGAGGTGGTCACCAACGCGGTGCGCTATGCGGAGCGGCCGGTGACGCTGCGGCTGCTGCGCACCGACATCCTGCGCTGCGAGGTCGGCGACGACGCACCGCAGCTGCCCCGGCAGCGCCGGGCCCGGGACATGGACGAGGGCGGCCGCGGCCTGTTCCTGGTGAACCGGCTGGCCAGACGGTGGGGGGCGACGCGTCTTTCGACCGGCAAGGTGGTCTGGTTCGAGATGCCGACCCGGGGCCAGTAG
- a CDS encoding fumarate hydratase: MAVMPEFAYSDLLPLGEDTTPYRLVTSEGVSTFEADGRTFLKVAPEALRTLAAEAMHDISHYLRPAHLAQLRRIVDDPEASSNDKFVALDLLKNANIAAAGVLPMCQDTGTAIVMGKRGQNVLTEGGDEEALSHGIFDAYTELNLRYSQMAPLTMWEEKNTGSNLPAQIELYATDGGAYKFLFMAKGGGSANKSFLFQETKAVLNEASMMKFLEEKIRSLGTAACPPYHLAIVVGGTSAEFALKTAKYASAHYLDELPAEGSPTGHGFRDKELEEKVFELTQKIGIGAQFGGKYFCHDVRVVRLPRHGASLPVAIAVSCSADRQATAKITAEGVFLEQLEKDPARFLPETTDEHLDEGDVVRIDLNRPMDDILAELTKYPVKTRLSLTGPLVVARDIAHAKIKERLDAGEEMPQYLKDHPVYYAGPAKTPEGYASGSFGPTTAGRMDSYVAQFQAAGGSKVMLAKGNRSKQVTDACDAHGGFYLGSIGGPAARLAQDCIKKVEVVEYEELGMEAVWKIEVEDFPAFVVVDDKGNDFFTEPAPAPTFTSIPVRGPGLA; encoded by the coding sequence ATGGCCGTAATGCCAGAGTTTGCGTACTCCGATCTACTCCCTCTGGGAGAGGACACCACGCCGTATCGTCTGGTGACCTCCGAGGGTGTATCCACCTTCGAGGCCGACGGCCGTACGTTCCTCAAGGTCGCCCCGGAGGCGCTGCGCACCCTGGCTGCCGAGGCCATGCACGACATCTCGCACTACCTGCGCCCCGCCCACCTGGCGCAGCTGCGGCGGATCGTGGACGATCCCGAGGCGTCGTCCAACGACAAGTTCGTCGCGCTCGACCTGCTGAAGAACGCGAACATCGCCGCCGCGGGCGTCCTGCCGATGTGCCAGGACACCGGCACCGCGATCGTCATGGGCAAGCGCGGGCAGAACGTACTCACCGAGGGCGGTGACGAAGAGGCCCTGTCGCACGGCATCTTCGACGCGTACACCGAGCTCAACCTCCGCTATTCGCAGATGGCTCCGCTCACCATGTGGGAGGAGAAGAACACCGGCTCGAATCTGCCCGCGCAGATCGAGCTGTACGCCACCGACGGCGGCGCCTACAAATTCCTCTTCATGGCGAAGGGCGGCGGCTCGGCCAACAAGTCGTTCCTCTTCCAGGAGACGAAGGCCGTGCTGAACGAGGCCTCCATGATGAAGTTCCTGGAGGAGAAGATCCGTTCGCTGGGTACGGCCGCCTGCCCGCCGTACCACCTGGCGATCGTCGTCGGCGGTACGTCGGCCGAGTTCGCGCTGAAGACCGCGAAGTACGCCTCCGCGCACTACCTGGACGAGCTGCCCGCAGAGGGCTCCCCCACCGGTCACGGCTTCCGGGACAAGGAGCTGGAGGAGAAGGTTTTCGAGCTGACGCAGAAGATCGGCATCGGCGCCCAGTTCGGCGGCAAGTACTTCTGCCACGACGTGCGTGTCGTCCGCCTCCCCCGCCACGGCGCCTCGCTGCCCGTCGCGATCGCCGTGTCGTGCTCGGCGGACCGCCAGGCCACCGCGAAGATCACCGCCGAGGGTGTCTTCCTGGAGCAGCTGGAGAAGGACCCGGCCCGCTTCCTGCCCGAGACCACCGACGAGCACCTCGACGAGGGCGACGTGGTGCGGATCGACCTCAACCGGCCGATGGACGACATCCTCGCCGAGCTGACCAAGTACCCGGTCAAGACCCGGCTCTCGCTGACCGGTCCGCTGGTCGTGGCCCGCGACATCGCGCACGCCAAGATCAAGGAGCGGCTGGACGCGGGCGAGGAGATGCCGCAGTACCTGAAGGACCACCCGGTCTACTACGCGGGCCCGGCCAAGACGCCCGAGGGGTACGCCTCCGGCTCCTTCGGCCCGACCACGGCCGGCCGTATGGACAGCTATGTCGCGCAGTTCCAGGCGGCGGGCGGCTCCAAGGTGATGCTGGCCAAGGGCAACCGGTCCAAGCAGGTCACGGACGCGTGCGACGCGCACGGCGGTTTCTACCTCGGCTCGATCGGCGGACCGGCGGCGCGCCTCGCTCAGGACTGCATCAAGAAGGTCGAGGTCGTCGAGTACGAGGAGCTCGGCATGGAAGCGGTCTGGAAGATCGAGGTCGAGGACTTCCCCGCGTTCGTCGTCGTCGACGACAAGGGCAACGACTTCTTCACCGAGCCCGCCCCGGCACCGACGTTCACCAGCATTCCGGTGCGGGGTCCGGGTCTCGCCTGA
- a CDS encoding MFS transporter, producing MDPADTARGERRYRFLVAGYSLSSYGTFLNMVALNLFVYETTGRALAMGLFMAVRLGSGFLAGLAAGGLLARFTAKSLMLWTNVAQAAVMLLLVFAPEGMRTAALMAVSVVVGACGTLFMVSLRSSIPEMVGDERRSWANSLSITGRSLAMVAGFASAGVVVSLVGYTAAFVVDMATFVVCAVTVALLPIAGGGRGKDARPESEGDSGGRTQEGRRGTGTGRRRMPGAFLRSAAAPGLGLMVVLRGADAFGSSSHNAALPVYSAGLDASHPAVFVSAFWCLWALGNVVAQQLIQRYIKRTGRAVGAPGFGYGTCLMSGAFILAFAGFPSAATAVIALVAGAADGLTEVSYTSHLQTLPADLRGHAFGLSATVENLGFGVGMILVAAALDSHSPLTVVAWSHGVAIVIAVAFLIRVAGSRRRDRVPAPRSGADRGGQVR from the coding sequence ATCGATCCGGCCGACACGGCACGCGGCGAGCGCCGCTATCGATTCCTCGTCGCCGGATACTCCCTCTCTTCGTACGGCACCTTCCTGAATATGGTGGCGCTCAATCTGTTCGTCTACGAGACGACGGGCAGAGCGCTCGCGATGGGCCTGTTCATGGCCGTGCGGCTCGGGTCCGGATTTCTCGCCGGACTCGCTGCCGGCGGTCTCCTCGCCCGATTCACGGCCAAGAGCCTCATGCTGTGGACGAATGTGGCGCAGGCGGCGGTGATGCTGTTGCTGGTCTTCGCGCCGGAGGGGATGCGGACGGCCGCGCTGATGGCCGTTTCCGTGGTGGTGGGTGCCTGCGGAACGCTTTTCATGGTGTCGCTGCGCAGCTCCATTCCCGAGATGGTCGGCGACGAGCGGCGGTCGTGGGCCAACTCCCTTTCCATCACGGGACGTTCGCTGGCCATGGTGGCCGGTTTCGCTTCGGCGGGTGTGGTGGTCTCGCTGGTCGGCTACACCGCCGCGTTCGTGGTGGACATGGCCACCTTTGTGGTCTGCGCCGTGACGGTGGCTCTGCTGCCGATCGCGGGCGGGGGCAGGGGGAAGGACGCCCGGCCGGAATCGGAGGGGGATTCCGGCGGACGTACGCAGGAGGGCAGGCGGGGGACCGGGACGGGGCGGCGGCGGATGCCGGGGGCGTTCCTCAGGTCGGCCGCCGCGCCCGGTCTCGGTCTGATGGTGGTGCTGCGGGGTGCGGACGCCTTCGGTTCGTCCTCCCACAACGCCGCGCTGCCGGTCTACTCCGCCGGGCTCGACGCCTCGCACCCTGCCGTGTTCGTCAGCGCGTTCTGGTGTCTGTGGGCGCTGGGGAACGTCGTCGCGCAGCAGTTGATCCAGCGGTACATCAAGCGCACCGGGCGGGCGGTGGGTGCACCGGGGTTCGGGTACGGCACGTGTCTGATGTCCGGGGCGTTCATTCTGGCGTTCGCCGGGTTCCCTTCGGCGGCGACCGCCGTGATCGCACTTGTCGCGGGGGCGGCCGACGGGCTCACCGAGGTCTCGTACACCTCGCATCTGCAGACGCTCCCCGCCGATCTGCGCGGTCATGCGTTCGGGCTCTCCGCGACGGTGGAGAATCTCGGGTTCGGCGTCGGCATGATCCTGGTCGCGGCGGCACTCGACAGCCACAGCCCGCTGACCGTCGTCGCCTGGTCGCACGGGGTGGCCATCGTGATCGCCGTGGCGTTCCTGATCAGGGTGGCGGGGTCGCGGAGGCGAGATCGCGTCCCCGCGCCCCGCTCCGGTGCCGATCGCGGTGGGCAGGTGCGGTGA
- the fomD gene encoding cytidylyl-2-hydroxypropylphosphonate hydrolase — MAGSGYIEHWAPGDQILWRYRDNGPLGRDAAPDHAQGPVHICRPVTVVQDTDELLAVWVAPGTECVKPVLANGTEVHDEPLATRYTAPRTTARSAWLGNGVLKLARPGEPWSVWLFWEPGWQFRSWYVNLEEPRTRWAGGIDSEDHFLDISVYPDRSWVWRDEDEFAQAQRVGLMAPQTARRVREAGLAAVEVIQNWGAPFRDGWEDWRPDPHWRVPALPDDWDRTPSHMPS; from the coding sequence ATGGCAGGTAGTGGATACATCGAGCACTGGGCGCCGGGCGATCAGATCCTGTGGCGCTACCGCGACAACGGCCCCCTGGGGCGGGACGCCGCGCCGGATCACGCCCAGGGCCCGGTCCACATCTGCCGCCCCGTCACCGTCGTCCAGGACACCGACGAGCTGCTCGCCGTATGGGTGGCACCCGGCACCGAATGCGTGAAACCGGTGCTGGCGAACGGCACCGAGGTGCACGACGAGCCGCTCGCCACCCGCTACACCGCCCCGCGCACCACCGCCCGCTCGGCATGGCTGGGCAACGGCGTGCTGAAGCTCGCCCGTCCCGGTGAACCCTGGTCGGTCTGGCTGTTCTGGGAGCCCGGATGGCAGTTCCGCAGCTGGTACGTGAACCTGGAGGAACCGCGCACCCGCTGGGCGGGCGGCATCGACTCCGAGGATCACTTTCTCGACATCTCCGTGTACCCGGACCGCAGCTGGGTCTGGCGCGACGAGGACGAGTTCGCCCAGGCGCAGCGGGTCGGCCTGATGGCCCCTCAGACCGCGCGTCGGGTACGGGAGGCGGGCCTCGCGGCCGTCGAGGTGATCCAGAACTGGGGCGCGCCGTTCCGGGACGGCTGGGAGGACTGGCGGCCCGATCCGCACTGGCGGGTTCCCGCACTCCCGGATGACTGGGACCGTACCCCCTCGCATATGCCGTCGTGA
- a CDS encoding ricin-type beta-trefoil lectin domain protein: MRRTRHRLRCTVAAAAATAAALGGMAAAAGPAGAADRSGITTTASTPLSPELEAIRAAEATRLYGDPAERPLADRRTGLISLGDSEISGEGVGTYEAGTNGPDNWCHRSPDSAIHRTGIPADVTYNVSCSGAYTGNIVIGGSKQYADELVQSDNLAIKARNTRIKMIVLVAGANDDLQFGPVMTDCVERWVLLQGACQSKYEGGWQARVDGLVPKVEKTVRDLKTVMSDAGYNNSDYKLVVMGYPSPIGPDFYDNPNFPGKLPGGCAGYDSDAAWGRNVAVPAFERGMRKAAADTGAVYLDNSRLFHGHEVCSEDTWARGLYIDLSHFPPDSNSVRQSFHPNARGHAAFASCLTQIYNSSLREASCADPASTGSPVLQAAAWDDVFKPLKNEATGTCVDVPASVTRNDTEIGGWDCHGGRNQGWWYDSGTRSIRTELSHDRCLDVPGADYKAGATLIVWNCSGAANQQFVKQSGTLRPAASTGLCLTLAAAKDPLKLQNCDGSAKQRFA; encoded by the coding sequence ATGAGGCGCACCAGGCACAGACTTCGCTGTACGGTCGCGGCCGCCGCGGCCACGGCGGCGGCATTGGGCGGCATGGCCGCCGCCGCAGGACCGGCGGGCGCGGCAGACCGGTCCGGTATCACCACTACCGCATCCACCCCCCTGTCGCCCGAACTGGAGGCCATCCGCGCCGCCGAAGCCACCCGGCTGTACGGCGACCCGGCCGAGCGCCCGCTCGCCGACCGCAGGACCGGGCTGATCTCGCTCGGCGACAGCGAGATCTCCGGCGAGGGCGTCGGCACGTACGAGGCGGGCACGAACGGCCCCGACAACTGGTGCCACCGCTCGCCCGACTCGGCCATCCACCGCACCGGGATCCCGGCCGACGTCACGTACAACGTCTCCTGCTCCGGCGCGTACACCGGCAACATCGTGATCGGCGGATCGAAGCAGTACGCCGACGAACTCGTGCAGAGCGACAACCTCGCCATCAAGGCCCGCAACACCCGCATCAAGATGATCGTGCTGGTCGCCGGCGCCAATGACGACCTCCAGTTCGGCCCGGTCATGACGGACTGCGTCGAGCGCTGGGTCCTCCTCCAGGGCGCGTGCCAGTCGAAGTACGAGGGCGGCTGGCAGGCGCGCGTCGACGGACTCGTCCCCAAGGTCGAGAAGACGGTGCGCGATCTGAAGACCGTCATGTCCGACGCCGGATACAACAACAGTGATTACAAGCTCGTGGTCATGGGCTACCCGAGCCCCATCGGCCCGGACTTCTACGACAACCCGAACTTCCCCGGCAAGCTTCCCGGCGGCTGCGCCGGATACGACTCCGACGCCGCCTGGGGCCGTAACGTCGCGGTCCCCGCCTTCGAGCGCGGCATGCGCAAGGCCGCCGCCGACACCGGAGCCGTCTACCTCGACAACTCCCGGCTCTTCCACGGCCACGAGGTCTGCAGCGAGGACACCTGGGCCCGCGGGCTCTACATCGATCTGTCGCACTTCCCGCCGGACTCCAACTCCGTCCGGCAGTCCTTCCACCCGAACGCGCGCGGCCACGCCGCCTTCGCCTCCTGCCTGACCCAGATCTACAACTCGTCCCTGCGCGAGGCGAGCTGCGCGGATCCGGCGAGCACCGGATCGCCCGTGCTGCAGGCCGCGGCGTGGGACGACGTCTTCAAGCCCCTGAAGAACGAGGCCACGGGCACCTGCGTGGATGTCCCCGCCTCGGTGACCCGCAACGACACGGAGATCGGCGGCTGGGACTGCCACGGCGGCCGCAACCAGGGCTGGTGGTACGACTCCGGCACGAGGAGCATCCGTACGGAGCTGAGCCACGACCGGTGCCTCGATGTGCCGGGTGCCGACTACAAGGCGGGCGCCACGCTCATCGTGTGGAACTGCTCGGGTGCGGCCAACCAGCAGTTCGTCAAGCAGTCGGGCACCTTGCGCCCGGCGGCCTCGACCGGGCTGTGCCTGACGCTCGCGGCGGCCAAGGACCCGCTGAAGCTGCAGAACTGCGACGGCAGTGCGAAGCAGCGCTTCGCGTAG
- a CDS encoding class II fumarate hydratase, with protein sequence MDDAQTTAQTPADGTDFRIEHDSMGEVRVPKDARWRAQTQRAVENFPISGQRLERAHIEALARIKAAAAKVNAELKVLDPDIALAIQEAAEEVAEGRWDAHFPIDVFQTGSGTSSNMNTNEVVATLATERLGREVHPNDHVNASQSSNDVFPSSIHIAATAAVTGELIPALDHLAAALERKSAEFATVVKSGRTHLMDATPVTLGQEFGGYAAQVRYGIERLRASLPRLAELPLGGTAVGTGINTPPGFSAAVIAEVARATGLPLTEARDHFEAQGARDGLVETSGQLRTFAVSLTKISNDLRWMASGPRTGLAEISLPDLQPGSSIMPGKVNPVIPEAVLMVAAQVMGNDQTVAVAGAAGNFELNVMLPVIAKNLLESVRLLANASRLLADRTVDGITANVERAREYAESSPSVVTPLNKYIGYEEAAKVAKKSLAERRTIREVVLDSGYVERGDLTVEQLDEALDVLRMTRP encoded by the coding sequence ATGGACGACGCACAGACCACCGCACAGACCCCCGCGGACGGCACGGATTTCCGCATCGAGCACGATTCGATGGGCGAGGTGAGGGTGCCGAAGGACGCCAGGTGGCGGGCCCAGACGCAGCGCGCGGTAGAGAACTTCCCGATCTCCGGCCAGCGTCTGGAGCGGGCGCACATCGAGGCCCTGGCCCGGATCAAGGCGGCCGCGGCCAAGGTGAACGCCGAGCTGAAGGTGCTCGACCCGGACATCGCCCTGGCGATCCAGGAGGCCGCCGAGGAGGTCGCCGAGGGGCGCTGGGACGCACACTTCCCGATCGATGTCTTCCAGACCGGGTCCGGCACCTCGTCCAACATGAACACCAATGAGGTCGTGGCCACCCTCGCCACCGAACGCCTGGGCCGCGAGGTCCACCCCAACGACCACGTCAACGCCTCGCAGTCGTCCAACGACGTCTTCCCGTCCTCCATCCACATCGCCGCGACCGCGGCCGTCACCGGCGAGCTGATCCCGGCGCTGGACCATCTGGCTGCCGCCCTGGAACGCAAGTCCGCCGAGTTCGCGACGGTCGTGAAGTCGGGACGTACGCATCTGATGGACGCCACGCCCGTCACTCTGGGCCAGGAGTTCGGCGGCTACGCGGCACAGGTCCGGTACGGCATCGAGCGGCTGCGCGCCTCCCTCCCCCGCCTCGCCGAGCTGCCGCTGGGCGGCACGGCCGTCGGCACCGGCATCAACACCCCGCCCGGCTTCTCCGCCGCCGTCATCGCCGAGGTCGCCCGCGCCACCGGGCTGCCGCTCACCGAGGCCAGGGACCACTTCGAGGCGCAGGGCGCGCGGGACGGGCTCGTGGAGACGTCCGGCCAGCTCCGTACCTTCGCCGTCTCGCTCACCAAGATCTCCAACGATCTGCGCTGGATGGCGTCCGGGCCGCGCACCGGTTTGGCCGAGATCAGCCTTCCCGACCTCCAGCCGGGCTCGTCGATCATGCCGGGGAAGGTGAATCCGGTCATTCCCGAGGCCGTCCTGATGGTCGCGGCCCAGGTGATGGGGAACGACCAGACGGTCGCCGTCGCGGGCGCGGCGGGCAATTTCGAACTGAATGTGATGCTTCCCGTCATCGCGAAGAATCTGCTGGAGTCGGTGAGGCTGCTGGCCAATGCCTCCCGGCTGCTCGCGGACCGGACGGTCGACGGGATCACCGCGAACGTGGAGCGGGCCAGGGAGTACGCGGAGTCCTCGCCGTCCGTCGTCACCCCGCTGAACAAGTACATCGGTTACGAGGAGGCGGCGAAGGTCGCCAAGAAGTCCCTGGCCGAGCGCAGGACGATCCGCGAGGTGGTGCTGGACTCGGGATATGTAGAGCGCGGCGATCTCACGGTGGAGCAGCTCGACGAGGCGCTGGACGTGTTGCGTATGACCCGCCCGTGA
- a CDS encoding M18 family aminopeptidase encodes MTPLPHRSHAADLLSFIRASPSPYRAVASAAQRLEKAGFRELRGTDDWTGTTGGSFVVRGGALIAWYAPEGAPAHTPFRIVGTHTDSPNLRVKPTPDTGSAGWRQIAVEIYGGVPLNTWLDRDLGISGRLALRGPGGGVESRLVQIDEPLLRVPQLAIHLDRTVNEGLALDRQRHLAPLWALGAPEEGSLLRRVAAAAEVDRDDVLGWDLMLHDIQPPGYLGADREFVVSARLDNLVSVHAGVTALAGAATADDDPSYIPVLAAFDHEEVGSGSETGAQSPLLERVLGRSVTARGGGTEDFSRALSGAFCISADMAHAVHPNYAERHDPGHHPLPNGGPAVKVNVNQRYATDSTGMAVFAAACERAGAPWQPFVSNNAMPCGTSIGPLTAARLGVPTVDVGVPGLSMHSARELCGADDPAHLAAVLGAFVTSG; translated from the coding sequence ATGACGCCGCTTCCCCACCGCAGCCACGCCGCCGACCTGCTGTCCTTCATCAGGGCCAGCCCTTCCCCGTATCGCGCGGTGGCGAGTGCCGCCCAGCGCCTGGAGAAGGCCGGCTTCCGCGAACTGCGCGGCACGGACGACTGGACGGGCACGACCGGCGGCAGCTTCGTCGTCCGCGGCGGTGCCCTGATCGCCTGGTACGCCCCCGAGGGCGCCCCCGCGCACACCCCCTTCCGGATCGTCGGCACACACACGGACTCCCCGAATCTGCGGGTCAAGCCCACCCCCGACACCGGGTCGGCGGGCTGGCGGCAGATCGCCGTGGAGATCTACGGCGGCGTTCCGCTGAACACCTGGCTCGACCGCGATCTGGGCATCTCGGGGCGGCTCGCGCTGCGCGGCCCCGGCGGCGGGGTCGAGTCCCGGCTCGTCCAGATCGACGAACCGCTGCTGCGGGTACCCCAGTTGGCCATCCATCTGGACCGTACGGTCAATGAGGGGCTCGCCCTCGACCGGCAGCGCCATCTCGCCCCGCTGTGGGCGCTCGGGGCGCCCGAGGAGGGCTCGCTGCTGCGCCGGGTCGCGGCGGCCGCGGAGGTGGACCGGGACGACGTCCTCGGCTGGGATCTGATGCTCCATGACATCCAGCCGCCCGGATATCTCGGCGCGGACCGGGAGTTCGTGGTGTCCGCGCGGCTGGACAACCTGGTGTCGGTGCATGCGGGCGTCACGGCCCTGGCGGGTGCGGCGACCGCTGACGACGATCCCTCGTACATCCCCGTCCTGGCGGCCTTCGACCACGAGGAGGTCGGCAGCGGTTCGGAGACGGGCGCGCAGAGCCCCCTGCTGGAACGGGTCCTCGGCCGTTCGGTCACCGCGCGCGGCGGCGGCACCGAGGACTTCTCCCGCGCCCTGTCCGGCGCCTTCTGCATCTCCGCCGACATGGCGCACGCGGTGCACCCCAACTACGCGGAACGGCACGATCCGGGCCATCATCCGCTGCCCAACGGCGGCCCCGCGGTCAAGGTCAACGTCAATCAGCGGTACGCCACCGACAGCACCGGCATGGCGGTGTTCGCGGCGGCGTGCGAGCGGGCGGGTGCGCCGTGGCAGCCGTTCGTCTCCAACAACGCGATGCCGTGCGGCACGTCGATCGGCCCGCTCACCGCGGCCCGGCTGGGTGTCCCGACGGTCGACGTGGGGGTGCCGGGGCTGTCCATGCACTCGGCGCGCGAGCTGTGCGGCGCCGACGACCCCGCTCATCTGGCGGCCGTCCTGGGCGCGTTCGTGACGTCCGGCTGA